TATCGCCAAGGACTGCCGTGGGTGTGAAAGATCTGCCTGGAGTTCTTCCCGATTCAGGCCACAGTGCGCACAGTTACTCCAAGAACGGCTCCACGATCGTCGAGCTGCACGGCGAGATCGACCTCGCCACCGCCCCCGAGGTCCGGCTGCACATCGATGCGGCGACCGCCCTCGTCGGCTCCCGGCTCGTCGTCGACCTGCGCCCCGTCGAATTCATCGACTGCGCCGCCTTCGCCCTGCTCTGCCGCGCCCGCCGCAGGCTCCGGGACCGGGGAGGGACCATGGTGCTGGTCTGCGTCCGGCCCTGGCACCTCAAGCTGCTGCGCGCGGCCGGGCTCGGTGACTGCTTCCGGGTGGTGGAGACCGTCGAGGAGGCGGTGGCACAGGGCTGAGTTCGTAAAAGCGCGGGCCCTTCGGCGTCACTCTCCGTAGGGTCGGCTCCTATGAGCACCGATCGATCTTTCGAAGAACTCGTCGCCGAGGCAGACTCCGTCTCCGTGGCGGGCTGGGACTTTTCCTGGCTGGACGGCCGCGCCACCGAGGAGCGCCCCTCGTGGGGGTACGCGCGGGCGATGGGGGAGCGGATGGGGCGGGCGTCCGCCGCGCTCGACATCCAGACCGGCGGGGGTGAAGTCCTCGCCTCCGTACCGAAGTTGCCGCCGCTCGCGGTCGCCACCGAGGCCTGGCCGCCGAACGTCGCGAAGGCGACCGCGCTGCTGCACCCCCGGGGTGCGGTGGTCGTCGCGGACCAGGAGGAGCCGCCGCTGCCGTTCGCCGACGGGGCGTTCGACCTCGTGGTCAGCCGCCACCCGGTGAAGGCGTACTGGACGGAGATCGCCCGCGTACTGGCTCCCGGCGGTACGTACTTCTCGCAGGAGGTCGGCCCGGCGAGCGTCTTCGAACTCATCGAGTACTTCCTGGGCCCGCAGCCCGAAGGCCGCAAGGGCCGCGACCCGGAGGCGGCGCGGGCGGAGGCGGAGGCGGCAGGACTTGAGGTGGTGGACCTGCGGCTCGAGAAGCTGCGGACGGAGTTCCTCGACATCGGGGCCGTCGTCTACTTCCTGCGCAAGGTGATCTGGATGGTGCCGGGCTTCACGGTGGCGGAGTATCTGCCCCAACTCCGGTCCCTGCACGAGCAGATCGAGAAGGAGGGGCCGTTCGTGGCGACGACCGCACGGTTCCTCGTCGAGGCCCGCAAGCCCGCCGCGTAGAGGGCCGGCCGCCGTGGATGCCGTGCTCCTCGTGCTCACCCTCCTCGCGGGCCTGCTCGGCGCCGCCGCCGGGCTCCTCCTGCCGCGCCCCGCCCACCGGCTGTCGGTCGAGCCGGAGGAGCCCTGGCGTGCGACAGCGCCCGACGGCGCACCCCTCACCGGCTGGATCGGGCCCGCCCGCACCGCACACCGCGGGTGGTACGGACCGAGCACCCCGGTCACCGTCACCGTCACCGCACTGCTCTGTGCCGCGCTCGCACTATCAGCCGGACCTGTGCCCGAGCTGTGCGTCTGGCTGCTGATCGCGCCCGTGCTCGTACTGCTGGCCCTCGTCGACCGCGCCGTGAAGCGACTGCCCGACGTACTGACCCTTCCGCTCGCCGCCGCCACCGCCGCCCTGCTGGGTCTCGCGGCCCTGATTCCCGGCGCCCGGGGCTCCTGGATCCACGCCCTTCTCGGTGCCTGCGCGCTCGGCGGCGGTTACTACGTGCTGTTCCTCGTCAACCCGCGGGGGATGGGCTTTGGTGACGTCAAGTTGGCTACGTCACTCGGATTAGCTCTTGGGTGGTACGGGTGGGGGGTGTTGATGCTGGGCGCTCTCGCCGGGTTCGTCTACAGCTCCCTGTACGGGATTTCCCTGGTCGCGATGGGTAGGGCCACCCTCAAGACCGCGCTGCCCTTCGGCCCGTTCATGGTGGCCGGCGCTTGCACGGGTCTGCTGCTCGGCGGATTCGGAGCGTAGTTGCGGCACGTCGTGGCAGCGAGCACCACTTACGAAGGGTTATGGTGGAAACCCCCCCTCGGGCCGGTCCGTATCCCCCCCCACGGACCGGCCCGTTTTTTCTTCCGTCAGCCGCGCCCGGCCCAGATGTTGGCGCCCGCGGTGTCCACGGCGAAGGTGTCGATCTCCTTCAACTCCGCGTCGCTGAGCGGCGCTCCGGCCAGAGCCGCGACGTTCTCCTCCAGCTGCTTCACGCTCGACGCACCGATCAGCGCGGACGTCATCCGCGGGTCGCGCAGCACCCAGTTGAGTGCCAGCTGTGCGAGCGACTGACCGCGGCGCTTCGCGATCTCGTTGAGACCGTTGAGGCGGCGCAGCACCTCGTCCGAGAGCAGATCCGGGTTGAGGGACTTGCCCTGTGTGGCGCGCGAGCCCTCCGGGATGCCCTTCAGGTACTTGCCGGTGAGCAGACCCTGCGCGAGCGGCACGAAGGAGATGCAGCCCATGCCCGCCGTCTCCAGCGTGTCGAGCAGCGCGTCGTCCTCGGTCCAGCGGTTGATCATCGAGTACGACGGCTGGTGGATGAGGGCGGGAACACCCATCTCCTTCAGGATGGCGGCCGCCTGGGCGGTCTGCTCGCTCGTATAGGAGGAGACACCGACGTACAGCGCCTTGCCCTGCTGCACCGCGGAGGCCAGCGCGCCCATCGTCTCCTCGAGCGGGGTCTCCGGGTCGAAGCGGTGGGAGTAGAAGATGTCGACGTAGTCGAGGCCCATGCGCTTCAGCGAGGCGTCCAGCGACGAGGTCAGGTACTTGCGCGAGCCCCACTCGCCGTACGGGCCGGGGTGCATCAGATAACCGGCCTTGGTGGAAATGATCAGCTCGTCGCGGTACGGAGCGAAGTCCTGGGCGAAGAGCTTGCCGAAGTTGAGCTCGGCGGACCCGGCCGGCGGACCGTAGTTGTTCGCCAGGTCGAAGTGCGTGACTCCGAGATCGAAGGCGCGGCGCAGGATCTCGCGCTGGGAGTCGAGGGTGCGGTCGTCACCGAAGTTGTGCCACAGGCCGAGGGAGATCGCGGGCAGCTTCAGCCCGCTCCGGCCGGTCCGCCGGTACTCCATGGAGTCATAACGGTCACCGGCGGCGAGATAACGAAGAGAATCGGTCATGTCCCCTGACTATCACGGAGCTGTGACAGTCCGGGTTGGGTGGCAGTGACCCCTGCGCAGTACTGTGGCCACTTACCCCCACAGCCCTCGTGAGAGGAATCTCAGTGAACTTGCGCGACCTGGTGTACGGGCTCTACGCACGCCGGGTGGAAGGCCGCCTCGACCACGCCCAGGTGCCCAAGCACATCGGCGTCATCCTGGACGGCAACCGCCGCTGGGCCAAGGCCTCGGGCGGCACCGCCGCGCAGGGGCACAAGGCGGGCGCGGACAAGATCTCCGAGTTCCTGGGCTGGTGCGACGAGACGGACGTCGAGGTCGTCACCCTGTGGATGCTCTCCACGGACAACTTCGACCGCCCCGAGGACGAGCTCGTACCGCTCCTCGGCATCATCGAGGACACGGTCCGCGAGCTGGCGTCGGACGGCCGCTGGCGCGTCCACCACGTCGGCACGCTCGACCTTCTCCCCTCCCGTACGCAGTCGGTCATCAAGGAGGCCGAGCAGGCCACCCACGACCGCGACGGAATACTGGTCAACGTCGCCGTGGGCTACGGCGGCCGCCAGGAGATCGCCGACGCGGTCCGCTCGCTCCTCCTGGAGCACGCCTCCAAGGGCACCTCCTTCGAGGAGCTCGCCGAGATCGTCGACGTCGAGCACATCTCCGAACACCTCTACACCCGCGGCCAGCCCGACCCGGACCTCGTGATCCGCACCAGCGGCGAGCAGCGCCTCTCGGGCTTCATGCTCTGGCAGAGCGCCCACTCGGAGTACTACTTCTGCGAAGTCTTCTGGCCGGCCTTCCGCAAGGTGGATTTCCTGCGTGCCCTGCGTGACTACGCGGCACGCCACCGGCGTTACGGCGCCTGACCTCCCCGGCTGATCCTCTCTCTGGGCACATCTCCCTCACCCGCATATGCGGTGGGTGGCATGGCTTCGGGTGTTCGAGGGCATACCCCCTCGTGAGCAGCGTTCGAGGCAGCTCACCCGGGAGGCCCTTTGCACACGGAGCCCGCAGAGAAGAGCGGGGTGGGCCGGCGCTCGGCCCGTGCATCGTGGCCTGAGACCGGTTCCACCGCTCGCGACGTCGTCGCACCCCAACCTCAGCCGAGGGGGTACGTCCTTCCGTGGTGACCAGCACTAAGCGCCGCATGCCCGACAGGCGCACTTACGTTCTCGACACCAGCGTCCTGCTGGCCGACCCCAATGCCATGGCCCGATTCGACGAGCACGAAGTCGTGCTGCCGATTGTCGTGGTCACGGAGTTGGAGGCCAAGAGGCACCATCCTGAGCTCGGTTACTTCGCCCGGCAGGCGCTGCGCCTGCTGGACGACTTCCGGGTGAAGTTCGGCCGCCTCGACGCCCCCATCCCGATGGGCGAGCTGGGCGGGACCCTGAGGGTCGAGCTGAACCACTCCGATCCCAGCGTTCTTCCCGCTGGTTACAGGTTGGGGGACAACGACTCCCGCATTCTCGCGGTCGCACGCAATCTCCAGGCGGAGGGATACGACGTCACCGTCGTCTCCAAGGACCTCCCGCTGCGCATCAAGGCCTCGTCGGTCGGTCTGCTCGCCGAGGAGTACCGCGCCGAGCTCGCGATCACCGACTCCGGTTTCACCGGAATGTCCGAACTGCAGCTCTCCGCCGACCAGGTGGACCTCCTCTTCTCCGAGGAGACGCTGTACGTCCCCGAGGCGGCCGACTTCCCCGTCCACACCGGACTCGTGCTCCAGTCGGAGCGCGGCAAGGCGCTGGGCCGGGTCACCGGCGAGGGCAACGTCCGTCTCGTACGCGGCGATCGTGAGGCCTTCGGGCTGCACGGCCGCAGCGCCGAGCAGCGGATCGCGCTGGATCTGCTCCTGGACCCGGACATCGGGATCATCTCGATGGGCGGCCGGGCCGGCACCGGCAAGTCGGCGCTGGCGCTCTGCGCGGGGCTGGAAGCCGTACTGGAGCGCGGGCAGCACAAGAAGGTCATGGTCTTCAGGCCGCTGTACGCGGTCGGGGGGCAGGAGCTCGGTTATCTGCCGGGGTCCGAGGCCGACAAGATGGGCCCGTGGGCGCAGGCGGTCTTCGACACGCTCTCGTCCGTGACGTCGCGCGAGGTGATCGAGGAGGTCCTGGGGCGCGGCATGCTCGAGGTCCTGCCGCTCACCCACATCCGCGGCCGTTCGCTCCACGACGCGTTCGTGATCGTGGACGAGGCCCAATCCCTGGAACGGAACGTTCTGTTGACCGTTCTGTCCCGTATCGGGGCGAATTCCAGGGTTGTCCTCACGCACGATGTCGCCCAGCGCGACAATCTGCGGGTCGGGCGGTACGACGGTGTGGTGGCCGTCGTCGAGAAGCTGAAGGGCCACCCGCTCTTCGCGCACATCACCCTGACCCGCTCCGAGCGGTCGCAGATCGCCGCACTGGTGACCGAAATGCTGGAGGACGGCCAGATCTGAGGCATATGCCCTCGGTTACCCAGCAGTTGGCAGAACCGGAGCCGTCCGGCGAGGCGCAGCAGCCTAGCCGGGCGGCTCTTCGGTGCGCCTGCGTTTCCGGAAATCCGTTGGGGTAAACGACGTGTGAGCTTTCACACTCAGCAGATAATTGCCTTGCGGTGCCCCCGTCCGGCAGAGTCTCTCTTCCGTCAGGCCCCGCATACGGCACCCGTGCACCAAAGCACCACACAACTCCACATCTGACGCCGTATGCCGCCCGAGCACCACGCGGCTCTCCCGCAAGGGAGTTGCCCACCGGGCCCGTGCCTCCCGTGACCCAGCAGTTGGGAGGCCTGTGCCAGGGGCACGATTGCGTCCGCGGGGTCACCGGTGCGGGCGCTGCTGGAAGGAAACCGTGTGAG
The sequence above is drawn from the Streptomyces sp. NBC_01465 genome and encodes:
- a CDS encoding anti-sigma factor antagonist (This anti-anti-sigma factor, or anti-sigma factor antagonist, belongs to a family that includes characterized members SpoIIAA, RsbV, RsfA, and RsfB.) is translated as MKDLPGVLPDSGHSAHSYSKNGSTIVELHGEIDLATAPEVRLHIDAATALVGSRLVVDLRPVEFIDCAAFALLCRARRRLRDRGGTMVLVCVRPWHLKLLRAAGLGDCFRVVETVEEAVAQG
- a CDS encoding class I SAM-dependent methyltransferase, whose protein sequence is MSTDRSFEELVAEADSVSVAGWDFSWLDGRATEERPSWGYARAMGERMGRASAALDIQTGGGEVLASVPKLPPLAVATEAWPPNVAKATALLHPRGAVVVADQEEPPLPFADGAFDLVVSRHPVKAYWTEIARVLAPGGTYFSQEVGPASVFELIEYFLGPQPEGRKGRDPEAARAEAEAAGLEVVDLRLEKLRTEFLDIGAVVYFLRKVIWMVPGFTVAEYLPQLRSLHEQIEKEGPFVATTARFLVEARKPAA
- a CDS encoding prepilin peptidase, which codes for MDAVLLVLTLLAGLLGAAAGLLLPRPAHRLSVEPEEPWRATAPDGAPLTGWIGPARTAHRGWYGPSTPVTVTVTALLCAALALSAGPVPELCVWLLIAPVLVLLALVDRAVKRLPDVLTLPLAAATAALLGLAALIPGARGSWIHALLGACALGGGYYVLFLVNPRGMGFGDVKLATSLGLALGWYGWGVLMLGALAGFVYSSLYGISLVAMGRATLKTALPFGPFMVAGACTGLLLGGFGA
- the mgrA gene encoding L-glyceraldehyde 3-phosphate reductase → MTDSLRYLAAGDRYDSMEYRRTGRSGLKLPAISLGLWHNFGDDRTLDSQREILRRAFDLGVTHFDLANNYGPPAGSAELNFGKLFAQDFAPYRDELIISTKAGYLMHPGPYGEWGSRKYLTSSLDASLKRMGLDYVDIFYSHRFDPETPLEETMGALASAVQQGKALYVGVSSYTSEQTAQAAAILKEMGVPALIHQPSYSMINRWTEDDALLDTLETAGMGCISFVPLAQGLLTGKYLKGIPEGSRATQGKSLNPDLLSDEVLRRLNGLNEIAKRRGQSLAQLALNWVLRDPRMTSALIGASSVKQLEENVAALAGAPLSDAELKEIDTFAVDTAGANIWAGRG
- a CDS encoding isoprenyl transferase, coding for MNLRDLVYGLYARRVEGRLDHAQVPKHIGVILDGNRRWAKASGGTAAQGHKAGADKISEFLGWCDETDVEVVTLWMLSTDNFDRPEDELVPLLGIIEDTVRELASDGRWRVHHVGTLDLLPSRTQSVIKEAEQATHDRDGILVNVAVGYGGRQEIADAVRSLLLEHASKGTSFEELAEIVDVEHISEHLYTRGQPDPDLVIRTSGEQRLSGFMLWQSAHSEYYFCEVFWPAFRKVDFLRALRDYAARHRRYGA
- a CDS encoding PhoH family protein; translation: MVTSTKRRMPDRRTYVLDTSVLLADPNAMARFDEHEVVLPIVVVTELEAKRHHPELGYFARQALRLLDDFRVKFGRLDAPIPMGELGGTLRVELNHSDPSVLPAGYRLGDNDSRILAVARNLQAEGYDVTVVSKDLPLRIKASSVGLLAEEYRAELAITDSGFTGMSELQLSADQVDLLFSEETLYVPEAADFPVHTGLVLQSERGKALGRVTGEGNVRLVRGDREAFGLHGRSAEQRIALDLLLDPDIGIISMGGRAGTGKSALALCAGLEAVLERGQHKKVMVFRPLYAVGGQELGYLPGSEADKMGPWAQAVFDTLSSVTSREVIEEVLGRGMLEVLPLTHIRGRSLHDAFVIVDEAQSLERNVLLTVLSRIGANSRVVLTHDVAQRDNLRVGRYDGVVAVVEKLKGHPLFAHITLTRSERSQIAALVTEMLEDGQI